The Vitis riparia cultivar Riparia Gloire de Montpellier isolate 1030 chromosome 3, EGFV_Vit.rip_1.0, whole genome shotgun sequence genome includes a region encoding these proteins:
- the LOC117911013 gene encoding ABC transporter G family member 11-like, whose translation MASPPPMRGLKEENGEKADEKMGVYVTWKELSVTVSNGSKFILQGLTGYAQPSQVLAIMGPSGSGKSTLLDALAGRLDSRTRHTGEILINGRKQWSAYGTMAYVTQDDTLTWTLTVREAVFYSAQLQLPKSMSISEKKERSETTIREMGLQDSMDTRIGGWGSKGLSGGQKRRVSICIEILTRPKLLFLDEPTSGLDSAASYFVMRRIVDLAQQNGMTIIASIHQPSSEVFELFPNLCLLSSGRTIYFGPSHCANEFFALNGFPCPALQNPSDHYLRTINTDFDEDIEQGISGKKTTEEVINMLAKSYELSDTCKQIQRQVAEICRQGGGELEKKGSQASFIIQCLILTRRSFLNMHRDLGYYWLRLVIYVTLGLGLGTVFHDVGTGYESIRARGSMIMFVVSFLTIMAIGGFPSFVEEMKVFRRERLNGHYGPGAFVIGNTFSSMPFLLIISLIPGAITYYLVGLQQGGECFVYFVTVLFTCMLLVESLMMIVASIMPNFLMGLITGAGIQGLMILSGGFFRLPSDLPKLLWRYPLYYIAFHKYAYQGLYKNEFEGLTFPSNEALGHPTTINGDKILRDIWQVEMGYSKWIDLAILFAMVVVYRLIFFVIIKIFEIIKIVIENGFSKLLLQKIQCHMISKQLQN comes from the exons ATGGCTTCTCCACCACCTATGAGAGGGCTAAAGGAAGAGAATGGTGAAAAGGCAGATGAGAAAATGGGAGTTTATGTGACATGGAAAGAGCTAAGTGTAACAGTCTCCAATGGAAGCAAATTTATTCTTCAAGGCCTCACTGGTTATGCACAACCTTCTCAGGTTTTGGCCATCATGGGTCCTTCTGGCTCTGGCAAATCTACTCTTCTTGATGCATTGGCTG GTAGGTTAGATTCAAGAACAAGGCACACAGGAGAGATTCTAATCAATGGTCGTAAACAGTGGTCAGCATATGGGACAATG GCTTATGTGACTCAGGATGATACTCTTACATGGACTCTTACTGTTAGAGAAGCTGTGTTCTACTCAGCACAGCTTCAACTCCCCAAGTCCATGTCGATATCTGAGAAAAAAGAGCGGTCAGAGACAACCATAAGGGAGATGGGGCTGCAGGACTCCATGGACACAAGAATAGGAGGGTGGGGAAGCAAAGGCCTCAGTGGTGGCCAAAAGAGGAGGGTTAGCATTTGCATCGAGATTTTAACGCGCCCAAAGCTTCTCTTCCTTGATGAACCAACGAGCGGATTAGACAGCGCTGCATCTTATTTTGTCATGAGGAGGATCGTGGACCTTgctcaacaaaatggaatgaCAATTATCGCGTCCATTCATCAACCTAGCAGTGAAGTCTTTGAGCTTTTCCCTAATCTTTGTCTTCTTTCTTCAGGTAGAACCATATATTTTGGTCCCTCTCATTGTGCTAATGAG TTTTTTGCATTGAATGGCTTCCCATGCCCAGCTCTCCAGAATCCATCTGATCACTATCTTAGAACAATCAATACAGACTTTGATGAG GACATTGAACAAGGCATTAGTGGAAAGAAAACAACTGAGGAAGTGATTAATATGCTTGCAAAATCTTATGAATTATCAGACACCTGCAAGCAGATTCAAAGACAGGTTGCTGAGATATGTAGACAA GGTGGAGGAGAATTGGAGAAGAAGGGGAGCCAAGCTAGTTTCATTATTCAATGCCTCATTCTTACTCGAAGGTCTTTCTTGAACATGCATCGTGATCTAGGTTATTATTGGTTGCGACTTGTTATCTATGTCACGTTGGGTTTAGGGCTAGGCACTGTCTTCCATGATGTTGGCACTGGCTATGAATCGATTCGA GCAAGAGGTTCAATGATCATGTTCGTGGTGTCCTTCTTGACAATCATGGCCATTGGAGGGTTCCCATCATTTGTGGAGGAAATGAAG GTGTTTAGACGTGAAAGATTAAATGGGCACTACGGCCCTGGTGCATTCGTCATTGGCAACACGTTttcttcaatgcctttcttgcTCATCATCTCATTGATCCCTGGTGCAATTACTTACTACCTTGTTGGACTTCAACAAGGAGGCGAATGCTTCGTTTACTTTGTAACGGTACTTTTTACTTGTATGCTATTGGTCGAGAGCTTGATGATGATTGTTGCAAGCATCATGCCAAACTTCCTTATGGGGCTAATAACAGGTGCTGGAATCCAAGGACTGATGATACTAAGCGGCGGGTTTTTTCGATTACCAAGTGATCTTCCCAAGCTTTTATGGAGGTATCCATTGTACTACATTGCCTTCCACAAGTATGCCTATCAAGGGCTATATAAGAATGAGTTTGAAGGGCTAACATTTCCTAGTAATGAAGCATTAGGGCATCCTACTACCATCAATGGTGACAAAATTTTGAGGGATATATGGCAAGTAGAAATGGGATACTCCAAGTGGATCGATTTAGCTATCTTATTTGCAATGGTGGTAGTTTATAGACTCATATTCTTCGTAATTATtaagatttttgaaataattaagattGTGATAGAGAATGGATTCTCTAAATTGCTTCTACAAAAGATTCAATGTCATATGATAAgtaaacaattacaaaattaa